Proteins encoded together in one Styela clava chromosome 12, kaStyClav1.hap1.2, whole genome shotgun sequence window:
- the LOC120330191 gene encoding uncharacterized protein LOC120330191 isoform X1, protein MTEDALTIVDFLNCGPEKYEKSKQSTKAASRKIYEALSTKGYVCIQNCGIESSEIMNIFENASTFFRLDTDIKLKYRVDQDIIGYLPFDGDMKFSHVLPSGREALYVTGAGFVLPNINWPSDQYVPEFTKNIKELGEKLRKLANLMMDIIAEEMQLQDRQYFRKLTSRMNQSGNYTMIRINHYPPVDDNQKLPQGTCRLVEHTDLTYISFIFRNTQGGLQMLDKNEEYIDIPFVPNSMLMITGDLMQKCTRGKIPAIKHRVVVSDNPDMRRDRISMNYFVRADNEVPVKDIEIGSTDLGSSNYRWTSGAKTMGEIIENECREY, encoded by the exons ATGACTGAAGACGCGCTCACAATTGTTGATTTCCTAAACTGCGGCCCagagaaatatgaaaaatcaaaacaaagtACGAAAGCTGCTAGTAGAAAAATATACGAAGCATTATCTACAAAAGGTTATGTTTGCATTCAAAACTGCGGAATTGAAAg ttcagaaataatgaatatttttgaaaatgcaaGCACATTTTTCCGCCTGGATACCGATATAAAATTGAAGTATCGAGTAGATCAAGACATCATTGGTTATTTACCATTCGACGGCGACAT GAAGTTTTCACACGTCCTTCCTAGCGGGAGAGAAGCGCTATACGTTACGGGGGCAGGATTCGTTCTACCTAATATAAATTGGCCGTCCGACCAATACGTGCCAGAGTTTACCAAAAATATCAAAGAACTTGGCGAAAAACTGCGTAAACTGGCAAACTTGATGATGGATATTATTGCGGAAGAAATGCAATTGCAG GATCGGCAATATTTTAGAAAGCTGACTAGTCGAATGAATCAATCAGGAAACTACACAATGATTCGGATAAATCACTATCCGCCAGTTGATGATAATCAAAAACTACCACAGGGTACTTGTAGACTTGTTGAACACACCGATCTAACTtatatttcttttatatttcGGAATACTCAAGGTGGCTTACAG ATGCTTgacaaaaatgaagaatatatTGACATCCCTTTTGTTCCGAATAGTATGCTTATGATTACTGGTgatttaatgcaaaaatgtaCAAGAGGAAAGATACCTGCAATT AAACATCGAGTTGTCGTGTCAGACAACCCTGATATGAGAAGAGACAGAATTTCGATGAATTACTTCGTACGTGCAGACAACGAGGTTCCCGTTAAGGATATTGAAATCGGGTCAACCGATTTGGGATCCAGCAATTATCGTTGGACATCCGGCGCAAAAACGATGGGAGAAATCATTGAGAACGAGTGTAGGGAATATTAG
- the LOC120330191 gene encoding uncharacterized protein LOC120330191 isoform X2, producing the protein MTEDALTIVDFLNCGPEKYEKSKQSTKAASRKIYEALSTKGYVCIQNCGIESSEIMNIFENASTFFRLDTDIKLKYRVDQDIIGYLPFDGDMKFSHVLPSGREALYVTGAGFVLPNINWPSDQYVPEFTKNIKELGEKLRKLANLMMDIIAEEMQLQMLDKNEEYIDIPFVPNSMLMITGDLMQKCTRGKIPAIKHRVVVSDNPDMRRDRISMNYFVRADNEVPVKDIEIGSTDLGSSNYRWTSGAKTMGEIIENECREY; encoded by the exons ATGACTGAAGACGCGCTCACAATTGTTGATTTCCTAAACTGCGGCCCagagaaatatgaaaaatcaaaacaaagtACGAAAGCTGCTAGTAGAAAAATATACGAAGCATTATCTACAAAAGGTTATGTTTGCATTCAAAACTGCGGAATTGAAAg ttcagaaataatgaatatttttgaaaatgcaaGCACATTTTTCCGCCTGGATACCGATATAAAATTGAAGTATCGAGTAGATCAAGACATCATTGGTTATTTACCATTCGACGGCGACAT GAAGTTTTCACACGTCCTTCCTAGCGGGAGAGAAGCGCTATACGTTACGGGGGCAGGATTCGTTCTACCTAATATAAATTGGCCGTCCGACCAATACGTGCCAGAGTTTACCAAAAATATCAAAGAACTTGGCGAAAAACTGCGTAAACTGGCAAACTTGATGATGGATATTATTGCGGAAGAAATGCAATTGCAG ATGCTTgacaaaaatgaagaatatatTGACATCCCTTTTGTTCCGAATAGTATGCTTATGATTACTGGTgatttaatgcaaaaatgtaCAAGAGGAAAGATACCTGCAATT AAACATCGAGTTGTCGTGTCAGACAACCCTGATATGAGAAGAGACAGAATTTCGATGAATTACTTCGTACGTGCAGACAACGAGGTTCCCGTTAAGGATATTGAAATCGGGTCAACCGATTTGGGATCCAGCAATTATCGTTGGACATCCGGCGCAAAAACGATGGGAGAAATCATTGAGAACGAGTGTAGGGAATATTAG
- the LOC120330120 gene encoding uncharacterized protein LOC120330120, producing MTDDSALTIVDFQNCGPEKYDKSKQSMKAASRKIYEALSTKGYVCIQNCGIGSSEITDIFENASTFFRLDNDIKLKYRMDQDIIGYVPFDGDMKFSHVLPNGKEALYVTGAGFALPNMNWPSDQYVPDFSENIKELGEKLRKLANLMMDIIAEEMQLQDRQYFRKLTSRMNQSGNYTMIRINHYPPVDDNQKLPQGTCRLVEHTDLTFISFIFRNTQGGLQMLDKNEEYIDIPFVPNSMLIITGDLIQKCTGGKIPAIKHRVVVSDNLDMRKDRISMNYFVRANNEVPVEDIEIGSTDLGSSNYRWTAGAKTMGEIIRNEAKWSYGVKAT from the exons ATGACTGACGACTCAGCGCTCACAATTGTTGACTTTCAAAACTGCGGCCCAGAGAAATATGACAAATCAAAACAAAGTATGAAAGCTGCTAGTAGAAAAATATACGAAGCATTATCTACAAAAGGTTATGTTTGCATCCAAAACTGCGGAATTGGAAG ttcagAAATAAcggatatttttgaaaatgcaaGCACATTTTTCCGCCTGGATAACGATATAAAATTGAAGTATCGGATGGACCAGGACATCATTGGTTATGTACCGTTCGACGGCGACAT GAAGTTTTCACACGTCCTTCCCAATGGGAAAGAAGCTCTATACGTTACCGGGGCAGGATTTGCTCTACCTAATATGAATTGGCCGTCTGACCAATACGTGCCAGATTTCTCCGAAAACATTAAAGAACTAGGAGAAAAACTGCGTAAACTGGCAAACTTGATGATGGATATTATTGCTGAAGAAATGCAATTGCAG GATCGGCAATATTTTAGAAAGCTGACTAGTCGAATGAATCAATCAGGAAACTACACAATGATTCGGATAAATCACTATCCACCAGTTGATGATAATCAAAAACTACCACAGGGTACTTGTAGACTTGTTGAACACACTGATCTcacttttatttcttttatatttcGGAATACTCAAGGTGGCTTACAG ATGCTTgacaaaaatgaagaatatatTGACATCCCATTCGTTCCGAATAGTATGCTTATTATTACTGGTgatttaatacaaaaatgtaCAGGAGGAAAGATACCTGCAATT AAACATCGAGTTGTCGTGTCAGACAACCTAGATATGAGAAAAGACAGAATTTCGATGAATTACTTCGTACGTGCAAACAACGAGGTTCCCGTTGAGGATATCGAAATCGGGTCAACCGATTTGGGATCCAGCAATTACCGCTGGACGGCGGGCGCAAAAACCATGGGAGAAATTATTCGGAACGAAGCCAAATGGAGCTACGGAGTAAAGGCTACATAG